The following proteins are encoded in a genomic region of Streptomyces gobiensis:
- the nth gene encoding endonuclease III, with product MTASRDSAVGEQASTKKAKATKGVKIAKPESRLALVRRARRINRELAEVYYYAHPELDFENPFQLLVATVLSAQTTDLRVNQTTPAVFAAYPTPEDMAAANPEELEELIRPTGFFRNKTKSLLGLSAALRDNFGGEVPGRLEDLVSLPGVGRKTAFVVLGNAFGVPGLTVDTHFGRLVRRWGLTDQTDPDKIEAEIAEILPKSEWTMFSHRTIFHGRRVCHSRKPACGACPIAHLCPAYGEGETDPEKAKKLLKYELGGQPGQRLKPPADYPGQPAPPLGAR from the coding sequence GTGACGGCATCCCGAGATTCCGCTGTGGGCGAACAGGCGTCCACCAAGAAGGCGAAAGCGACAAAAGGGGTCAAAATTGCCAAGCCTGAGTCGCGGCTCGCGCTGGTCCGCCGGGCGCGGCGTATCAACCGCGAGCTGGCCGAGGTCTACTACTACGCACACCCCGAGCTGGACTTTGAGAACCCGTTCCAGCTGCTCGTAGCGACCGTGCTCTCCGCCCAGACCACAGATCTACGGGTCAACCAGACCACGCCCGCAGTTTTTGCCGCCTACCCCACCCCCGAGGACATGGCGGCGGCCAACCCCGAGGAGCTGGAGGAGCTGATCCGCCCGACCGGCTTCTTCCGCAACAAGACCAAGTCGCTGCTCGGCCTCTCAGCGGCGCTGCGGGACAACTTCGGCGGCGAGGTGCCCGGCCGTCTGGAAGACCTGGTCAGCCTGCCCGGGGTGGGCCGTAAGACAGCCTTCGTAGTGCTGGGCAACGCCTTCGGGGTGCCGGGCCTGACCGTGGATACCCACTTCGGACGGCTGGTGCGGCGCTGGGGCCTGACCGACCAGACCGATCCGGACAAAATCGAGGCGGAGATCGCGGAAATCCTCCCCAAGAGTGAGTGGACGATGTTCTCGCACCGGACGATCTTCCACGGTCGGCGGGTATGCCACTCCCGTAAGCCCGCCTGCGGAGCCTGCCCGATAGCGCACCTCTGCCCCGCGTACGGCGAGGGCGAGACGGACCCCGAGAAGGCGAAGAAGCTCCTCAAATACGAGCTGGGCGGCCAGCCCGGCCAGCGCCTCAAGCCCCCGGCCGACTATCCGGGGCAGCCCGCGCCGCCGCTGGGGGCGCGGTGA
- a CDS encoding Crp/Fnr family transcriptional regulator yields the protein MDDVLRRAPLFAALDEEQAAELRASMTETTLARGEALFHEGDPGDRLYVVTEGKVKLHRTSPDGRENMLAVLGPGELIGELSLFDPGPRTATASALTEVKLLGLGHGDLQPWLNVRPEVATALLRAVARRLRRTNDSMSDLVFSDVPGRVAKALLDLSRRFGVQSEEGIHVVHDLTQEELAQLVGASRETVNKALADFAGRGWLRLEARAVILLDVERLAKRSR from the coding sequence GTGGACGACGTTCTGCGGCGCGCCCCGCTCTTCGCGGCGCTCGATGAGGAGCAGGCCGCTGAGCTGCGTGCCTCCATGACCGAGACAACACTGGCCCGCGGTGAGGCCCTGTTCCACGAAGGCGACCCCGGCGACCGCCTCTATGTGGTGACCGAGGGAAAGGTGAAGCTGCACCGCACCTCACCCGACGGCCGGGAGAACATGCTGGCCGTCCTGGGCCCCGGCGAGCTCATCGGTGAGCTCTCCCTGTTCGACCCGGGCCCGCGTACGGCGACGGCCTCCGCGCTCACCGAGGTCAAGCTCCTCGGGCTGGGCCACGGTGATCTGCAGCCCTGGCTGAACGTACGCCCGGAGGTCGCCACGGCGCTGCTGCGCGCTGTCGCCCGGCGGCTGCGCCGGACCAATGACTCCATGTCCGACCTGGTCTTCTCCGATGTTCCGGGCCGGGTCGCCAAGGCTCTGCTCGACCTGTCCCGCCGGTTCGGCGTCCAGTCCGAAGAGGGCATCCACGTCGTCCATGACCTCACCCAGGAGGAGCTGGCCCAGCTGGTCGGTGCCTCCCGGGAGACCGTCAACAAGGCCCTGGCCGACTTCGCGGGCCGTGGCTGGCTCCGGCTGGAGGCCCGTGCGGTGATCCTGCTGGATGTGGAGCGGCTGGCCAAGCGCAGCCGCTGA
- a CDS encoding MBL fold metallo-hydrolase — translation MTNAAALPGQPRGGTISGPASERAECVLAPNASPMTLDGTNTWIVAEPDSRLAVVIDPGPLDEGHLRNVIDTVERAGRRVGLTLLTHGHPDHAEGAARFAELTGANVRALDPALRLGGEGLAAGDVVTTGGLELRVVPTPGHTEDSLCFHLPADRAVLTGDTVLGRGTTVVAHPDGRLGEYLDSLRRLRSLTVDDGVRTVLPGHGPVLADAQGAIDYYLVHRANRLAQIETAVERGYRTPPEVVAHVYADVDRSLWPAAELSVRAQLEYLREHGLV, via the coding sequence ATGACGAACGCCGCCGCCCTTCCCGGGCAGCCGCGTGGCGGCACGATCAGCGGACCCGCCTCCGAGCGGGCCGAGTGTGTGCTGGCGCCCAACGCCTCGCCGATGACGCTGGACGGCACCAATACCTGGATCGTCGCCGAGCCGGACTCCAGGCTCGCGGTTGTTATCGATCCGGGTCCGCTGGATGAGGGGCATCTGCGGAATGTCATCGACACCGTCGAGCGGGCGGGCCGACGGGTCGGGCTTACGTTGCTGACCCACGGCCACCCGGACCACGCCGAAGGCGCGGCCCGCTTCGCGGAGTTGACGGGTGCGAACGTACGGGCGCTGGACCCCGCGCTACGGCTCGGCGGCGAAGGCCTGGCTGCGGGTGATGTGGTGACCACGGGTGGTCTGGAGCTGCGGGTGGTGCCCACACCGGGGCACACCGAGGACTCGCTCTGTTTCCATCTGCCGGCGGACCGGGCCGTGCTGACCGGCGATACGGTGCTGGGCCGCGGCACCACAGTGGTCGCCCATCCTGATGGGCGACTGGGCGAATACCTTGACTCGCTGCGGCGGCTGCGCTCGCTGACCGTGGACGACGGCGTACGGACGGTGCTGCCCGGACACGGGCCGGTGCTGGCCGATGCCCAGGGCGCGATCGACTACTACCTGGTGCACCGCGCGAACCGGCTCGCCCAGATCGAGACGGCGGTGGAGAGGGGTTACCGCACGCCGCCCGAGGTGGTCGCCCATGTCTATGCGGACGTGGACCGCAGCCTGTGGCCCGCAGCCGAGCTGTCGGTACGCGCACAGCTGGAATATCTGCGCGAGCACGGGCTCGTCTGA
- a CDS encoding NUDIX hydrolase, protein MSKNGQWYPPEWPERIRALARGELTPVVPRRAATVMLLRDEVGGASVHMLRRRASMAFAGGAYAYPGGAVDPRDEGAVGWAGPSREEWAGRLGVDTAAEAQAIVCAAVRETFEEAGVLLAGEDVDSVIADTTGAGWEADRAALVRRELPFADFLARRSLVLRSDLLGAWARWITPEFEERRYDTWFFVAALPQGQRTRNASTEADRTVWTRPADAAAGYDRGELLMMPPTIATLRELAPHHSATGALAAAGRQDLTPVQARARLEGEQIVLSWPGHDEFEKRICTE, encoded by the coding sequence GGTGGTCCCGCGCCGGGCCGCCACCGTCATGCTGCTGCGGGATGAGGTGGGCGGAGCGTCCGTTCATATGCTGCGGCGGCGGGCTTCCATGGCCTTTGCCGGGGGTGCCTACGCGTATCCCGGCGGCGCCGTCGATCCGCGCGATGAGGGTGCGGTGGGGTGGGCCGGGCCGTCCCGGGAGGAGTGGGCCGGGCGGCTCGGGGTCGATACGGCGGCGGAGGCGCAGGCCATTGTGTGCGCGGCCGTCCGGGAGACGTTCGAGGAGGCGGGGGTGCTGCTCGCCGGGGAGGACGTGGATTCCGTGATCGCCGATACGACCGGTGCGGGGTGGGAGGCCGACCGGGCCGCGTTGGTGCGCCGTGAGCTGCCCTTCGCGGATTTTCTGGCGCGGCGGTCCCTGGTGCTGCGCAGTGATCTGCTGGGTGCCTGGGCACGCTGGATTACGCCGGAGTTTGAGGAGCGGCGCTATGACACCTGGTTCTTTGTCGCCGCCCTGCCCCAGGGACAGCGCACCCGGAACGCGTCGACGGAGGCGGACCGTACAGTGTGGACAAGGCCTGCGGACGCGGCGGCGGGCTATGACAGGGGCGAGCTGCTGATGATGCCGCCGACGATCGCCACCCTGCGTGAGCTGGCGCCGCACCACAGCGCGACGGGGGCGCTGGCCGCCGCTGGACGACAGGACCTGACGCCCGTACAGGCGCGGGCGCGGCTGGAAGGTGAGCAGATCGTGCTGAGCTGGCCGGGCCACGATGAGTTCGAGAAAAGGATCTGCACAGAATGA